One Oscillospiraceae bacterium genomic window, CCGTGGTCGGGAACTTATCGGTAACTTTTCCGTCGATCTCATAACCGACGCATACTTTTAACTCATCGAGATAACCGAGCACATCGAGCACCGTAAAAGCGACTTTGGTCGCGCCCTGCAGCCGGCAGCCGTATTTCGAAGCGACCAGATCAAGCCAGCCGACCCGGCGGGGTCTTCCGGTGGTCGCGCCGTATTCGCCGCCGTCGCCGCCTCTGCGCCGAAGTTCCTCCGCCTCGCCGCCGAACAGCTCGCTGACGAATTCGCCCGCGCCGACCGCGCTCGAATAGGCCTTGACGACCGAAACAATCTCTTGAATCTCATAAGGCGGAACTCCCGCGCCGACCGTGCCGTATCCGGCCAAGGTATTTGACGAGGTGACCATCGGATAGATGCCGAAATCGGGGTCTTTTAAAGCGCCGAGCTGGCCTTCGAGCAGAATCGTCTTGCCCGCGGCGCGCGCGTCGCATAAGAATTCAAAGGTATCCGCCACAAACGGGCGCAGCAGCTCGCGATATTCGATCAACTTTGCAAACATCACATCTTCATCAAGCGGTTCGTGATTGTACAGCCCGGTCAAAATAGCGTTTTTCTGGGTCAGAATGCCATGCAGCTTCTCGTGCAGCACGGTTTCGTCGTCGTAGAGTTCGCTGACCTGAATGCCGACCTTGGCGTATTTATCGGAATAGAACGGCGCGATGCCGCTCTTGGTGGAGCCGAACTGCTTCCCCGCAAGACGCGCTTCCTCGCACTCGTCAAACAGGATATGGTAAGGCATCAACACCTGCGTGCGGTCGGAAATCAGCAGCTTCGGCGCGGGTACGCCGCGTTCTTTTAAATCATTGAGTTCCTTCATCAATTTTCCGGGATCGAGCGCGACGCCGTTGCCGATGATGTTCGTGATATGGCCGTAAAACACACCGGAAGGCAGTTGGTGCAGCGCAAACTTGCCGTAGTTGTTGATGATCGTATGTCCGGCATTGCTTCCGCCCTGATATCGGATCACGACATCAGAATCGGCGGCCATCATGTCGGTGATTTTGCCTTTGCCCTCGTCTCCCCAGCAGGAACCAACAATCGCTTTAATCATAACGTTCCCTTTCTAAAGCTGTATTTCGGCGTCCGCGATACGGACGTTTCGGTATTTTTCAAGCAGCGGTTTGATGACTTCGCTTAGGTATTCCGTCACCTGATGCGCGCTGCGGCCGGTGAATTTCTCGGGTCTGCACAACTTGGTGAGTTCTTCCGAGGTCAAACCAAACGCGGGATCGGCGGCAATCCGCTCCAAAAGATCGTTTTTCGCGCCGTCTTCCTTGACCGCTTTCGCGGCTGCCATCGAATGGACGCGGATGCGCTCGTGCAGTTCCTGGCGGTTTCCGCCGCGCTTGACGGCGTCCATCAAAATCGTCTCGGTCGCCATAAACGGCAGTTCGGCTGCAAGGTGCGCGGCGATGACTTTCGGATAAACGACAAGGCCGTTTCCGACGTTGCGCAGCAGTTCCAAAATGGCGTCCGCCGCCAAAAAGCACTCGGAAATCGCCAACCGGCGGTTGGCGGAGTCGTCGAGCGTGCGCTCAAACCATTGGGTCGAGGCGGTCAGAGCCGGATTCAGGGCGTTGACCTCGACAAACCGCGCGAGAGATGCCATGCGCTCGCTGCGCATCGGGTTGCGCTTATACGCCATCGCCGACGAGCCGATCTGGTTCTTTTCAAACGGCTCTTCGATTTCTTTCAGATGTTGTAAAAGCCGGATATCATTAGAAAACTTCGCGGCGGTCTGGGCGATGCCCGAGAGCACGTTCAGCACGCGGCTGTCGGTCTTGCGCGAATAGGTCTGCCCGGACACCGGGACGCTTTTTTCAAAGCCCATCTTTGCG contains:
- the purB gene encoding adenylosuccinate lyase, with the translated sequence MEKLQQDYQSYESPLQGRYASKEMKYLFSAEKKFTTWRKLWIALAESEAELGLPISKEQIDELKAHEKDVNYADAEAREKEVRHDVMAHVWAYGKQCPKAAPIIHLGATSCYVGDNTDIIIMRDALVLLRAKLVDAIRILAGFAEQYKDLPTLAFTHFQPAQPTTAGKRATLWINDLVMDLTDLEYVLSTLLPLGDKGTTGTQASFSELFEGDDEKCRRLDDMIAAKMGFEKSVPVSGQTYSRKTDSRVLNVLSGIAQTAAKFSNDIRLLQHLKEIEEPFEKNQIGSSAMAYKRNPMRSERMASLARFVEVNALNPALTASTQWFERTLDDSANRRLAISECFLAADAILELLRNVGNGLVVYPKVIAAHLAAELPFMATETILMDAVKRGGNRQELHERIRVHSMAAAKAVKEDGAKNDLLERIAADPAFGLTSEELTKLCRPEKFTGRSAHQVTEYLSEVIKPLLEKYRNVRIADAEIQL
- a CDS encoding adenylosuccinate synthase, which translates into the protein MIKAIVGSCWGDEGKGKITDMMAADSDVVIRYQGGSNAGHTIINNYGKFALHQLPSGVFYGHITNIIGNGVALDPGKLMKELNDLKERGVPAPKLLISDRTQVLMPYHILFDECEEARLAGKQFGSTKSGIAPFYSDKYAKVGIQVSELYDDETVLHEKLHGILTQKNAILTGLYNHEPLDEDVMFAKLIEYRELLRPFVADTFEFLCDARAAGKTILLEGQLGALKDPDFGIYPMVTSSNTLAGYGTVGAGVPPYEIQEIVSVVKAYSSAVGAGEFVSELFGGEAEELRRRGGDGGEYGATTGRPRRVGWLDLVASKYGCRLQGATKVAFTVLDVLGYLDELKVCVGYEIDGKVTDKFPTTVKLKHAKPVYKTLPGWKCEIRGIRDYRDLPENCKKYIEFAEEYIGIHIGMISNGPSRNDIILR